CCTCTCCCCGTGGGAGAGGGTTGGGGTGAGGTCATCAGGCCGCACCCGCTATCAAACGTACAAATAAATCGCCAGGAAATGACACACGCTGCCGCCTAACACAAAGCCGTGCCAGATGGCATGGTTGTACGGAATGCGTTTACAGACGTAAAAAATCACGCCGAGGGAATAGACAATCCCGCCCACCGCCAGCAGCGTCACGCCGCCCGCCGCCAGTTTCACCGCCAGCTGATAAACCACAATCAGCGACAGCCAGCCCATCGTCAGATAGGTCACTAACGACAGCACTTTAAAGCGATGCGCAATGGTCAGTTTAAATAAGATCCCGAGCAGCGCCAGGCTCCAGATGACAATCATCAGCCCGCGCGACAGCGGAGAGTTTAATCCCACCAGTAAAAATGG
Above is a window of Lelliottia jeotgali DNA encoding:
- a CDS encoding putative membrane protein hemolysin III-like protein, which encodes MVSKPFTAQGYSLAEEVANSISHGIGLVFGIVGLVLLLVQAIDTNANAMAITSYSLYGGSMILLFLASTLYHAIPHQRAKRWLKKFDHCAIYLLIAGTYTPFLLVGLNSPLSRGLMIVIWSLALLGILFKLTIAHRFKVLSLVTYLTMGWLSLIVVYQLAVKLAAGGVTLLAVGGIVYSLGVIFYVCKRIPYNHAIWHGFVLGGSVCHFLAIYLYV